From a single Kitasatospora azatica KCTC 9699 genomic region:
- a CDS encoding aldo/keto reductase, giving the protein MATGIQSIRRTILGGVLDVPVMGLGCMGMAEFYGAADETESILTIRQAIDSGLNLVDTADMYGAGLSEQIVGRALRDGYRDRAVLTTKCGLVRTADGVRVDASPEHIRAACDASLSRLGTDRIDLYYLHRVDKNVPIEESVGAMAELVAAGKVRHLGLSEAGSASIRRASAVHPIAALQTEYSLCSRNPEKDILATCRELGISFVAYSPLSRGLLSGEIVRPEDLAADDMRRHLPRFNEANLAHNLDLVARLGELAEQLGISRAQFALAWLLAQDVIPIPGSNNRIHLGQNSAAAEVALSDEVLKAVDEIAPRGAFAGERFPEPMISIVEE; this is encoded by the coding sequence ATGGCAACCGGCATCCAGTCGATCCGGCGCACCATCCTGGGCGGCGTACTCGACGTCCCGGTGATGGGTCTGGGCTGCATGGGCATGGCCGAGTTCTACGGCGCCGCCGACGAGACCGAATCGATCCTGACGATCCGTCAGGCCATCGACTCCGGCCTGAACCTCGTCGACACGGCGGACATGTACGGAGCCGGCCTGAGCGAGCAGATCGTCGGCAGGGCGCTGCGGGACGGCTACCGGGACCGGGCGGTCCTGACCACCAAGTGCGGGCTGGTCCGCACGGCCGACGGGGTCCGGGTGGACGCCAGTCCCGAGCACATCCGGGCGGCCTGCGACGCGAGCCTGAGCCGGCTGGGCACGGACCGGATCGACCTCTACTACCTGCACCGGGTCGACAAGAACGTGCCGATCGAGGAGTCGGTGGGCGCCATGGCGGAGCTGGTGGCGGCCGGCAAGGTCCGCCACCTCGGCCTGTCCGAGGCCGGCTCCGCCAGCATCCGGCGGGCCAGTGCCGTCCACCCGATCGCGGCCCTGCAGACCGAGTACTCGCTGTGCAGCCGCAACCCGGAGAAGGACATCCTGGCCACCTGCCGCGAGCTGGGCATCAGCTTCGTCGCCTATAGCCCGCTCAGCCGGGGACTGCTGTCCGGTGAGATCGTCCGCCCCGAGGACCTGGCCGCCGATGACATGCGCCGCCACCTGCCCCGGTTCAACGAGGCCAACCTCGCCCACAACCTGGATCTGGTCGCCCGGCTCGGTGAGCTGGCCGAGCAGCTGGGAATCAGCCGGGCCCAGTTCGCGCTCGCCTGGCTGCTGGCCCAGGACGTGATCCCGATCCCCGGCTCCAACAACCGCATCCACCTGGGCCAGAACTCCGCCGCGGCTGAGGTCGCGCTCAGTGACGAGGTGCTGAAGGCCGTGGACGAGATCGCCCCGCGCGGCGCCTTCGCGGGCGAGCGCTTCCCGGAGCCGATGATCTCGATCGTCGAGGAGTGA
- a CDS encoding thioesterase II family protein, giving the protein MNSGQSTENPLWWSRPTSGRSAATARVLLCPHSGAGPAALLGLIELLPATVEVLALTLPGREHRFTEAPQTSPAELLASVDDELRPLPALPTVAVGHSVGALLAAAVADHLGPTGCQALVVSGQSPPAVPNWADGAVHTTDLLRLVRLGGETPESVLADDGWREFILARLRADLALGAQVRAGLRGRELRCPIAVLGGLDDPVVPSRTLAGWRAVTRAPFHPTALAGGHFAILAAEHRRPVAAALRWALDQAAGRFWKDSGVALPSEPA; this is encoded by the coding sequence ATGAATTCCGGACAATCGACGGAAAACCCGCTCTGGTGGAGCCGGCCGACCTCGGGACGCTCCGCGGCCACCGCCCGGGTGCTGCTCTGCCCGCATTCAGGGGCCGGCCCGGCGGCGCTGCTGGGACTGATCGAGCTGCTGCCCGCAACGGTCGAGGTGCTGGCCCTGACCCTGCCGGGCCGGGAGCACCGCTTCACCGAGGCGCCGCAGACCTCGCCGGCCGAGCTGCTGGCCTCGGTGGACGACGAGCTCCGGCCGCTGCCCGCACTGCCGACCGTCGCCGTGGGCCACAGCGTCGGGGCCCTGCTCGCCGCGGCCGTCGCGGACCACCTCGGGCCGACGGGCTGCCAGGCCCTGGTGGTGAGCGGTCAGTCGCCGCCGGCGGTGCCGAACTGGGCCGACGGCGCGGTGCACACCACGGACCTGCTGCGGCTGGTCCGGCTCGGCGGCGAGACCCCTGAGTCGGTCCTCGCCGACGACGGCTGGCGGGAGTTCATCCTCGCCAGACTGCGCGCCGATCTGGCACTCGGTGCCCAGGTCAGAGCCGGCCTGAGGGGCCGTGAGCTGCGCTGCCCGATCGCCGTCCTGGGCGGCCTGGACGATCCGGTGGTGCCGTCCCGCACCCTGGCCGGCTGGCGGGCGGTGACCCGTGCGCCGTTCCACCCGACGGCGCTGGCCGGCGGCCACTTCGCGATCCTGGCCGCCGAACACCGCCGGCCCGTCGCGGCCGCCCTGCGGTGGGCGCTCGACCAGGCCGCCGGCCGGTTCTGGAAGGACAGCGGCGTGGCCCTGCCGAGCGAGCCGGCCTGA
- a CDS encoding 2-isopropylmalate synthase has product MSTSSTENRGAHLRYRPFPPIDLPDRTWPSRVLQAAPRWLSTDLRDGNQALLDPMDLERKLEMFQLLVRMGYREIEVGFPAASRTDFEFVRELIRAELIPDQVRITVLTQAREPLIEETVRSLAGARRATIHLYNATAPLFREVVFGMDRNACAELAVQGTRLVMKYADALLPDCDLGFEYSPEIFVDTELDFALEVCDRVIEAWDAGPGREIVINLPATVERSTPNSYADQIEWMSRRLSRRDSVCLSVHPHNDRGTGVAAAELAVLAGADRVEGCLFGNGERTGNVCLVTLGLNLFSQGIDPGIDFSQIDEIRRTVERCNQLPVHPRHPYAGELVYTSFSGSHQDAIAKGFAHQEREAERRAVPVSELPWEMPYLPIDPKDVGRSYDAVVRINSQSGKGGISYLLRSEHGLALPRRLQIDFAQVVQRLTDEGGGDVSDRLGELFWAEYSGASIAPTEAEPQPAAEVLELSTHPALNAGAEGSVAYLECRVLGRTAWGAAADPDPAEAERLALAAAVRRALAGPRSSAL; this is encoded by the coding sequence ATGTCCACGAGCTCGACGGAGAACCGCGGCGCACATCTTCGGTACCGCCCGTTCCCGCCGATCGACCTGCCGGACCGGACCTGGCCGAGCAGGGTGCTGCAGGCGGCGCCGCGCTGGCTCTCCACGGACCTGCGCGACGGAAACCAGGCCCTGCTCGACCCGATGGATCTCGAGCGCAAGCTGGAGATGTTCCAGCTGCTGGTCAGGATGGGGTACCGCGAGATCGAGGTCGGGTTTCCGGCGGCCAGCCGCACCGACTTCGAATTCGTCCGGGAGCTCATCCGCGCGGAGCTGATCCCGGACCAGGTTCGGATAACCGTCCTGACCCAGGCCAGGGAGCCGCTCATCGAGGAGACCGTCCGCAGTCTGGCCGGAGCCCGGCGGGCGACCATTCATCTCTACAACGCCACCGCCCCGCTCTTCCGCGAGGTGGTGTTCGGAATGGATCGGAACGCCTGTGCGGAACTCGCCGTCCAGGGCACCCGGCTGGTGATGAAATACGCGGACGCGCTGCTGCCGGACTGCGATCTCGGATTCGAGTACTCGCCGGAGATCTTCGTCGACACCGAGCTCGATTTCGCCCTGGAGGTCTGCGACCGGGTCATCGAGGCCTGGGACGCCGGGCCCGGGCGGGAGATCGTCATCAACCTGCCGGCCACCGTCGAACGGTCCACCCCGAACAGCTACGCCGACCAGATCGAGTGGATGAGCCGGCGGCTGAGCCGCCGGGACTCGGTCTGCCTCTCGGTCCACCCGCACAACGACCGGGGCACGGGGGTGGCGGCCGCCGAACTCGCGGTGCTGGCCGGCGCGGACCGGGTGGAGGGCTGCCTCTTCGGCAACGGCGAACGGACCGGGAACGTCTGCCTGGTGACGCTCGGCCTGAACCTCTTCAGCCAGGGGATCGACCCGGGGATCGACTTCTCGCAGATCGACGAGATCCGCCGCACGGTCGAACGGTGCAACCAGCTCCCGGTCCACCCCCGGCATCCGTACGCGGGCGAGCTGGTGTACACCTCGTTCTCCGGTTCGCACCAGGACGCGATCGCCAAGGGCTTCGCCCACCAGGAGCGCGAGGCGGAGCGGCGCGCGGTGCCGGTCAGCGAGCTGCCCTGGGAGATGCCGTACCTCCCGATCGACCCGAAGGACGTCGGACGGTCCTACGACGCCGTGGTCCGGATCAACTCGCAGTCGGGGAAGGGCGGGATCTCCTACCTGCTGCGCAGTGAGCACGGCCTCGCGCTGCCCCGGCGGCTGCAGATCGACTTCGCCCAGGTGGTGCAGCGGCTCACCGACGAGGGCGGCGGCGACGTCTCCGACCGGCTGGGCGAGCTCTTCTGGGCCGAGTACTCCGGCGCGTCGATCGCCCCGACCGAGGCCGAGCCGCAGCCCGCGGCGGAGGTTCTGGAACTGTCGACCCACCCGGCCCTGAACGCCGGCGCCGAGGGGAGCGTCGCCTACCTCGAATGCCGAGTGCTCGGGCGCACCGCCTGGGGGGCGGCCGCGGATCCGGATCCGGCCGAGGCCGAACGGCTCGCTCTCGCCGCCGCCGTGCGCCGCGCGCTGGCCGGCCCGCGCTCGTCCGCGCTCTGA
- the pdhA gene encoding pyruvate dehydrogenase (acetyl-transferring) E1 component subunit alpha, producing MLSESVETVQLLSSDGEWIDHPDYPAAFSAEEVRSLYRDMALLRAFDSQAVILQRQGELALWAPSLGQEAAQIGAGRALAERDYAFTSYREHGIARCRGIGVAQMLGFWRGVGHGGWQPDQYRMANAMVVIGAQALHGVGYAMGMALAGEDAAALVCFGDGATSQGDVHEAMVWAASFDAPTVFLCQNNQWAISEPWQRQSRIPLARRAAGFGFPGIRVDGNDVLACLAVTRACLERARRGQGPSLIEAYTYRLGAHTTSDEPSRYRESAEEEYWRSLDPLARVKAYLLASGGADEEFFDRTAGEAAALGSAVREVCLSMTPPAPSSFFDHVYAEPHPLLAQERAQFEEWLAGELQEG from the coding sequence GTGCTTTCGGAATCCGTCGAGACCGTCCAACTGCTCAGCAGTGACGGTGAGTGGATCGACCACCCGGACTACCCGGCGGCCTTCTCGGCCGAGGAGGTGCGCTCGCTCTACCGGGACATGGCCCTGCTGCGCGCCTTCGACAGTCAGGCCGTCATCCTCCAACGGCAGGGTGAACTCGCCCTCTGGGCACCGTCGCTCGGCCAGGAGGCGGCTCAGATCGGCGCCGGCCGGGCGCTCGCCGAGCGGGACTACGCCTTCACCAGCTACCGGGAGCACGGCATCGCGCGCTGCCGCGGCATCGGCGTCGCGCAGATGCTGGGCTTCTGGCGCGGTGTCGGCCACGGTGGCTGGCAGCCCGACCAGTACCGGATGGCCAACGCCATGGTGGTGATCGGCGCGCAGGCGCTGCACGGCGTCGGCTACGCGATGGGCATGGCGCTCGCGGGTGAGGACGCAGCCGCGCTGGTCTGCTTCGGCGACGGCGCGACCAGCCAGGGCGATGTGCACGAGGCCATGGTCTGGGCCGCCTCCTTCGACGCTCCGACCGTCTTCCTCTGCCAGAACAACCAGTGGGCCATCTCCGAGCCCTGGCAGCGCCAGAGCCGGATCCCGCTGGCCCGGCGCGCCGCCGGCTTCGGCTTCCCGGGCATCCGGGTGGACGGCAACGACGTGCTCGCCTGCCTCGCGGTGACCCGGGCCTGCCTGGAGCGGGCGCGCCGGGGCCAGGGACCCTCGCTGATCGAGGCGTACACCTACCGGCTCGGCGCCCACACCACCTCCGACGAGCCGAGCCGGTACCGGGAGTCCGCCGAGGAGGAGTACTGGCGTTCGCTCGACCCGCTGGCCCGCGTCAAGGCCTACCTGCTGGCGAGCGGCGGGGCCGACGAGGAGTTCTTCGACCGGACGGCCGGGGAGGCCGCCGCGCTCGGCAGCGCCGTCCGGGAGGTCTGCCTGTCCATGACCCCACCCGCCCCGTCCTCGTTCTTCGACCACGTCTACGCCGAGCCGCACCCGCTGCTCGCGCAGGAGCGGGCGCAGTTCGAGGAATGGCTGGCCGGCGAACTCCAGGAAGGCTGA
- a CDS encoding alpha-ketoacid dehydrogenase subunit beta produces the protein MMTLTMAKAVNEGLRKAMEDDPRVLVMGEDVGRLGGVFRVTDGLFKDFGEARVIDTPLGESGIIGTAIGLAMHGYRPVCEIQFDGFVFPAADQIITQLARLHQRSGGSVRVPVVIRIPYGGGIGAVEHHGESPEAYFAHTPGLRVVSCATPQDAYDMLRQAIDCDDPVVFFEPKRRYWDKGEVVTTELADRQVVPMDQAVVRRPGDELTVLAYGPMVHTALEAARIAESEGRSLEVVDLRSLSPLDIDTITASVEKTRRCVVVHEAPLYAGLGAEIATRVTERCYYLLEAPVLRVGGYSTPYPPSRIEHHYLPDADRLLDAVDRAFAA, from the coding sequence ATGATGACGCTGACCATGGCGAAGGCCGTCAACGAGGGCCTGCGCAAGGCGATGGAGGACGACCCGCGGGTCCTGGTGATGGGGGAGGACGTCGGCCGGCTCGGCGGCGTGTTCCGGGTCACGGACGGGCTGTTCAAGGACTTCGGCGAGGCGCGGGTGATCGACACCCCGCTGGGGGAGTCGGGGATCATCGGCACCGCCATCGGCCTGGCGATGCACGGCTACCGCCCGGTCTGCGAGATCCAGTTCGACGGCTTCGTCTTCCCCGCGGCCGACCAGATCATCACCCAGCTGGCCCGGCTGCACCAGCGCTCCGGCGGCAGTGTGCGGGTTCCGGTGGTGATCCGGATCCCCTACGGCGGCGGCATCGGGGCGGTGGAGCACCACGGCGAGTCGCCGGAGGCGTACTTCGCCCACACGCCGGGTCTGCGGGTGGTCAGCTGCGCCACCCCGCAGGACGCCTACGACATGCTGCGCCAGGCGATCGACTGCGACGATCCGGTGGTCTTCTTCGAGCCCAAGCGCCGCTACTGGGACAAGGGCGAGGTGGTCACCACTGAACTGGCTGACCGCCAGGTGGTGCCGATGGACCAGGCCGTGGTGCGGCGACCAGGGGACGAGCTCACCGTGCTCGCATACGGCCCGATGGTGCACACCGCCCTGGAGGCGGCCCGGATCGCCGAGTCGGAGGGCCGCTCCCTGGAGGTGGTGGACCTGCGCTCGCTCTCCCCGTTGGACATCGACACCATCACCGCCTCGGTCGAGAAGACCCGGCGCTGCGTGGTGGTGCACGAGGCGCCGCTGTACGCCGGGCTGGGCGCCGAGATCGCCACCCGGGTCACCGAGCGCTGCTACTACCTGCTGGAGGCCCCGGTGTTGCGGGTGGGCGGCTACTCGACGCCCTATCCGCCCTCGCGGATCGAACACCACTATCTGCCGGACGCCGATCGCCTGCTGGACGCGGTGGACCGCGCGTTCGCCGCCTGA
- a CDS encoding ACP S-malonyltransferase: MSVTFEQLIEEPFAVVFPGQGAQQPGMGLAWRDAEAWQLVSELSEGSGQDIAELLLTRSADDLKRTDLAQLSVFAASLIAWRHLSSVVGLPVPAAFAGHSLGEYTALVAAGALPIRDGARLVAARGAAMREAANATDGAMAAVIGAPLDEVAELVEDQRVAGHALWIANLNSPLQTVVAGAAKAVAVCEEEGYQRGLQVIRLPVAGAFHTELMSAAGEPLRQALAEAAFAPAHAPVVANVDARVHRSGGDWAELLPRQLVSAVLWEGVVRTLTDELGCTAVIEVGPGRTLSNLTARIRPGVRTLSVDALSAAGRVA, translated from the coding sequence ATGTCAGTCACCTTCGAGCAGCTGATCGAGGAGCCGTTCGCTGTCGTCTTCCCCGGCCAGGGTGCCCAGCAGCCGGGCATGGGGCTCGCCTGGCGCGACGCCGAGGCGTGGCAGCTGGTGTCCGAGCTGTCGGAGGGATCCGGCCAGGACATCGCCGAGTTGCTGCTGACCCGATCGGCGGACGACCTGAAGCGCACCGACCTGGCGCAGCTGTCCGTCTTCGCCGCCTCCCTGATCGCCTGGCGGCACCTGAGTTCGGTGGTGGGGCTGCCGGTGCCGGCGGCCTTCGCCGGCCACAGCCTCGGTGAGTACACCGCGCTGGTCGCGGCCGGTGCACTGCCGATCCGGGACGGCGCCCGCCTGGTGGCGGCCCGCGGAGCGGCGATGCGCGAGGCCGCGAACGCCACCGACGGGGCGATGGCCGCGGTGATCGGCGCGCCGCTCGACGAGGTGGCCGAGCTGGTCGAGGACCAACGCGTCGCGGGCCACGCGCTGTGGATCGCCAATCTGAACAGCCCCCTGCAGACGGTCGTGGCGGGAGCCGCCAAGGCGGTGGCGGTGTGCGAGGAGGAGGGCTACCAGCGGGGCCTCCAGGTGATCCGGCTGCCGGTCGCGGGCGCCTTCCACACCGAGCTGATGTCCGCCGCCGGGGAACCGCTGCGGCAGGCCCTGGCCGAGGCCGCCTTTGCGCCGGCCCACGCACCGGTGGTCGCCAACGTCGATGCCCGGGTCCACCGGTCCGGCGGCGACTGGGCGGAGCTGTTGCCGCGTCAGCTGGTCAGTGCGGTGCTCTGGGAGGGGGTGGTCCGGACGTTGACCGATGAACTCGGCTGCACGGCGGTGATCGAAGTGGGTCCGGGCCGGACCCTGAGCAATCTGACCGCTCGGATCCGGCCCGGCGTCCGCACCCTGTCCGTCGACGCCCTGTCGGCCGCCGGCCGGGTGGCCTGA
- a CDS encoding acyl-CoA carboxylase epsilon subunit, producing MTARSRDVERGGLKADLIIVRGSPTDQELAALTAVLLARAAATGYLASAVRFEPTARRRRPEHRLAYRSPVSWQQAA from the coding sequence ATGACCGCACGCTCCCGGGACGTGGAACGAGGTGGGTTGAAGGCCGACCTGATCATTGTCCGCGGTTCGCCGACCGACCAGGAGCTCGCCGCCCTCACCGCCGTGCTGCTGGCCCGCGCCGCCGCCACCGGGTACCTGGCATCCGCCGTCCGGTTCGAACCGACGGCGCGCCGGCGCCGCCCGGAGCACCGACTCGCCTACCGCTCACCGGTCAGTTGGCAGCAAGCCGCGTAG
- a CDS encoding FAD-binding oxidoreductase, translating to MVVETARRRFLGASLAGGALTGLTIGGAGLATVFGAEPALAATSAPVQIPDEVVVTAADPRYGYLNTRGQNRRLSGSPASIFQVFTADQVRQAVDSAVRAGQQIAVRSGGHCLDALVDNSSVQALIDVSRMNAVYYDPAHNAFAVESGALLGDVYKQLYLGYGVVIPGGTCPTVGVGGYVQGGGFGALCRQHGLIVDHLYGVEVVVVDATGKSRTVVATRDPADPNHDLWWAHTGAGGGNFGVVTRFLFRSPGATGSNPADLLPKPPAATLVSTVSWPWSTMTEKDFTRLVQNHNSWHAANSADGSPYASLYSALTLGSYAVGKISLVAELDGTLANSADLMSSYLAALTAGTTAPYSVQSSTMPWVSAIFSYLYGGAPSPYNRGKGKGAYLRRPFADGQIATMYRYLSDPTYDGLGSVAMFSYGGKINTVSPSATVAAQRDSILKTYLGANWANPAEDDKHVAWVRAFYRDVFAATGGVPVPNDMTDGSYINYPDVDLADPTWNTSGIPWYTLYFKDNYPRLRQIKAQYDPGDVFRHPLSVRA from the coding sequence ATGGTTGTTGAGACAGCACGTCGCAGATTCCTCGGTGCGTCGCTCGCCGGTGGCGCCCTGACCGGTCTGACGATCGGCGGCGCAGGCCTGGCCACGGTGTTCGGCGCCGAGCCGGCCCTCGCCGCGACCTCGGCACCCGTCCAGATCCCCGACGAGGTGGTCGTCACGGCGGCCGATCCCCGCTACGGCTATCTGAACACCCGCGGCCAGAACCGCCGACTGTCCGGCAGCCCGGCATCGATCTTCCAGGTCTTCACGGCGGACCAGGTCCGCCAGGCGGTCGACTCGGCGGTCCGGGCCGGGCAGCAGATCGCGGTCCGCAGCGGCGGCCACTGCCTGGACGCGCTGGTCGACAACTCCTCGGTCCAGGCTCTGATCGACGTCTCGCGGATGAACGCCGTCTACTACGACCCGGCCCACAACGCCTTCGCCGTCGAGTCCGGAGCGCTGCTCGGGGATGTCTACAAGCAGCTGTACCTGGGCTACGGGGTGGTCATCCCCGGTGGCACCTGCCCGACGGTCGGCGTCGGCGGGTACGTCCAGGGCGGCGGCTTCGGGGCGCTCTGCCGCCAGCACGGCCTGATCGTCGATCACCTCTACGGCGTGGAGGTGGTGGTGGTCGACGCGACCGGCAAGTCCCGCACAGTGGTGGCCACCCGGGACCCCGCGGACCCGAACCACGATCTGTGGTGGGCCCACACCGGTGCCGGCGGCGGAAACTTCGGGGTGGTCACGCGCTTCCTCTTCAGGTCGCCCGGGGCAACCGGCAGCAACCCGGCGGACCTGTTGCCGAAGCCGCCAGCAGCGACCCTGGTCAGCACGGTCAGCTGGCCGTGGAGCACCATGACCGAGAAGGACTTCACCCGACTGGTCCAGAACCACAATTCCTGGCACGCGGCGAACAGTGCTGACGGGTCCCCGTACGCCAGCCTCTACAGCGCGCTCACCCTGGGCTCCTACGCGGTGGGGAAGATCTCGCTGGTGGCCGAGTTGGACGGGACCCTCGCCAACTCCGCCGACCTGATGAGCTCCTACCTGGCGGCGCTCACGGCGGGCACCACCGCCCCCTACAGCGTCCAGTCGAGCACCATGCCGTGGGTCTCCGCGATCTTCTCCTACCTCTACGGCGGCGCCCCGAGCCCGTACAACCGCGGCAAGGGGAAGGGGGCCTACCTGCGCCGGCCGTTCGCGGACGGGCAGATCGCCACGATGTACCGGTACCTGTCCGATCCGACGTATGACGGCCTGGGCTCGGTGGCCATGTTCTCCTACGGCGGGAAGATCAACACCGTGTCGCCCTCGGCCACGGTCGCCGCCCAGCGCGATTCGATCCTCAAGACCTATCTCGGCGCCAACTGGGCGAACCCGGCGGAGGACGACAAGCACGTGGCCTGGGTGCGGGCGTTCTACCGCGACGTGTTCGCGGCCACGGGCGGTGTGCCGGTGCCGAACGACATGACGGACGGCTCCTACATCAACTACCCCGACGTGGACCTCGCGGACCCGACCTGGAACACCTCGGGGATCCCCTGGTACACGCTGTACTTCAAGGACAACTACCCCCGCCTGCGGCAGATCAAGGCCCAGTACGACCCCGGCGACGTCTTCCGCCACCCGCTCTCCGTCCGGGCCTGA